From the Candidatus Aminicenantes bacterium genome, the window GATTCCCTGAGCCTTCTTTTTCCAGACCTGGCCGAGCCTGAACCTCAGGGGTTACTTGCTGGATCGGCAAGAATGGCTCTTCGGTCGGAACCGCGATTCGACAAGTACATCTTCATCGAGAAGAGCACAAAACGCTGTCATCAGCTCGAGCAGTTGAAGTCAGAGTACCCTGAACTTGACATAATCGTGCGGAACAGAGACGCGAACAGCGAGATCCAGGATATTTGCACAAAAAAATGGAAGAATCACAGGGCGGTACTGCTACTGGACCCCTACGGGATGCAGGTGGACTGGCAGACCATCGAAGCCATAGCAAAAACAAAGGCGATTGATCTCTGGGTTTTGTTTCCAATGGGAATCGGTGTAAATCGGTTGCTTACGCGAACAGGAGACATTCCGGACTCATGGCGCAAACGGCTGAATTTACTTCTTGGAACCGAAGACTGGCATGACGAGTTCTATAGGACTGAAAAAACCACGACACTTTTTGGTTGTGAGCAGGAAAAAGTAATCAAGCAGAGCAGGGAAGTAATCGGTAGATATTTCATTGAACGGCTCAAGACAATCTTCTCGGGAGTCGTTGAAGAGCCTGGAGTTCTCCGCAATTCACGGAACAATCCTCTTTACCTGTTTTGTTTTGCCGCAGGGAACCCACGCGGTGCGCCTATTGCCAAAGAAATTGCATCGTCTCTTTTGAGGAGATTGCGCTGATGGCACAGAAATCGGGTATCGAATGGACAGAGTCCACCTGGAATCCGGTCACGGGATGCGACAAAATCAGCCCTGGCTGTGCCAACTGCTATGCCGAACGCATGGCCAAGCGGCTGCGGGCCATGGGTCAACCCAATTATGCAAATGGCTTCACGGTGACATTGCACGAGCATGTACTGAATAACCCGCTGACGTGGAGGCGGCCGCAGATGGTGTTTGTAAACTCCATGAGCGACCTTTTTCACCGGGATGTACCGCTTGATTTTATCCAGCGCGTTTTCGATGTGATGCGGGGGGCTTCCCGGCATTCCTTCCAGGTGCTCACAAAACGGTCTGAACGTCTCTTGGAACTCAGCCCATATCTGGAGTGGCCGGAGAATGTGTGGATGGGAGTCAGCGTGGAGACCGCGGCCTATATGCACCGGCTGGACCATCTTCGCTGCGTCCCGTCCAAGGTCCGATTCATATCGTTCGAGCCTCTGCTTGGATCCATCGGTCTGCTTGACCTCAGCGGGATCGACTGGTGTATTGTTGGCGGCGAATCCGGTCCGGGGGCACGTCCCCTGAAAAAGGAGTGGGTGACCGAGATTCGGGATCAATGCGGTTCAACCGGTGTACCGTTCTTCTTTAAACAGTGGGGCGGAACAAACAAGAAAAAAGCGGGCCGAAGCCTAGAGAATCGCACCTGGAGTGAACTGCCGAATATCGCTACACGCTTCGGGGTCAGATCTCAAAGTTGAAAGTAAGGGGTGGACCAATTTGACGGGAATCGGAAGCTTTTTTCGGATTTCGGGTTTTATAAAAGGTGGCAGGAGGCAAAAGCTTTTCCTTTCCTACTCTCCAACTGTTTTTTCCCGCGGTCAAAGAAGCCGCCTCCTCAGGCCTGGTCGGATTCGCGCAGGGCGTAGTATTTGATGTCGGGGTGGGGTTTGAAACCCAGGCGCGAAAACAGGGCCACGGATTCGGGGTTGTCACCCTCGATCAGGATGGCGGAGATCAGGAGGTCGCAGTCGTTTTGCAGGTAGTTGAGGGCCAGGCGCGCCAGGCGCAGGCCCAGGCCCCGGCGGCGCAGAGAGGGATCAACG encodes:
- the tcmP gene encoding three-Cys-motif partner protein TcmP, whose amino-acid sequence is MIQKDDPVRGEELQFGGDWTTAKLQVLEAYLQTYTTALKNTPFRKAYIDAFAGTGYREERREAANDSLSLLFPDLAEPEPQGLLAGSARMALRSEPRFDKYIFIEKSTKRCHQLEQLKSEYPELDIIVRNRDANSEIQDICTKKWKNHRAVLLLDPYGMQVDWQTIEAIAKTKAIDLWVLFPMGIGVNRLLTRTGDIPDSWRKRLNLLLGTEDWHDEFYRTEKTTTLFGCEQEKVIKQSREVIGRYFIERLKTIFSGVVEEPGVLRNSRNNPLYLFCFAAGNPRGAPIAKEIASSLLRRLR
- a CDS encoding phage Gp37/Gp68 family protein; the protein is MAQKSGIEWTESTWNPVTGCDKISPGCANCYAERMAKRLRAMGQPNYANGFTVTLHEHVLNNPLTWRRPQMVFVNSMSDLFHRDVPLDFIQRVFDVMRGASRHSFQVLTKRSERLLELSPYLEWPENVWMGVSVETAAYMHRLDHLRCVPSKVRFISFEPLLGSIGLLDLSGIDWCIVGGESGPGARPLKKEWVTEIRDQCGSTGVPFFFKQWGGTNKKKAGRSLENRTWSELPNIATRFGVRSQS